A window of the Planctomycetota bacterium genome harbors these coding sequences:
- a CDS encoding FGGY family carbohydrate kinase: protein MAQLLAGLDIGTSGVKVGVADASGHLLGLGRAAHANDSPRPGWVQCDPERWWQGVIASLHQACAEAKASPADIAAVGVSVLFPCVAPLDADGRALHPALLYCDRRSCAQAEAIAALVPRQEYEATIGNVLTPGTCAATSLLWLCEEAPDAWHRAHSLGFANTAITARLTGEFCTDPTQVALSGLVDIRDPWRWNEALCERLAIAADRLPRVAGADEVIGTVTRTAARETGLNPGTPVVCGCGDVPASALGAGAAEPGTVIYVAGSTDCVAVPTCAPTPDRRWVNSAYIPRGLWLPIGTTTSSGVSVEWFCRELLGQPGAEGLRSLTELAQQAPPGAGGLLYLPYLQGERTPIWDPKARGSFFGLSTATTRADLARSVLEGTAFALRQVVACLETVLGSPLAEIRSVGGGTRNPLWNQIKADVLGKRLAVLEFQETSALGAALLAAVGAGLCESFAAAARAARAANRVRLIEPHASRTASYDYLFRLFAGLYPATRPLARRLSSWGAPRDSNPP, encoded by the coding sequence GTGGCACAGTTGCTCGCCGGCCTGGATATTGGCACGTCGGGGGTCAAGGTGGGGGTCGCCGATGCATCCGGTCACCTGCTGGGCCTTGGCCGCGCGGCTCACGCCAACGACAGCCCCCGCCCTGGCTGGGTGCAGTGCGACCCCGAGCGCTGGTGGCAGGGGGTGATCGCCTCGCTGCATCAGGCCTGTGCCGAGGCAAAGGCGTCGCCGGCCGACATTGCGGCGGTGGGCGTGAGCGTGCTCTTCCCCTGCGTGGCCCCTCTGGACGCCGATGGCCGCGCCCTGCACCCCGCCCTGCTCTACTGCGACCGGCGTAGTTGCGCCCAAGCCGAGGCAATCGCCGCACTGGTGCCCAGGCAGGAATACGAGGCCACCATCGGGAACGTGCTAACCCCCGGCACCTGCGCCGCCACAAGCCTCCTCTGGCTGTGCGAGGAGGCGCCCGACGCGTGGCACCGCGCCCACTCGCTCGGCTTCGCCAACACGGCCATCACGGCGCGCCTGACGGGAGAGTTCTGCACCGACCCTACCCAGGTGGCGCTCTCAGGGCTCGTGGACATTCGTGACCCCTGGCGCTGGAACGAGGCGCTGTGCGAGCGGCTCGCCATAGCGGCCGACCGCCTGCCGCGCGTGGCCGGAGCGGACGAAGTCATCGGCACCGTCACCCGGACCGCGGCGCGAGAGACGGGGCTCAACCCTGGCACGCCCGTCGTTTGCGGCTGCGGCGACGTGCCCGCCTCGGCCCTGGGCGCCGGCGCCGCCGAGCCAGGCACGGTCATCTATGTCGCCGGCTCAACCGACTGCGTGGCCGTGCCCACCTGCGCGCCGACGCCCGACCGACGCTGGGTGAACTCCGCCTACATCCCGCGCGGATTGTGGCTGCCGATCGGCACCACGACGTCGAGCGGGGTCTCCGTCGAGTGGTTCTGCCGGGAGCTTCTCGGCCAACCGGGAGCCGAAGGGCTCCGCTCGCTCACCGAGCTCGCACAGCAGGCTCCCCCTGGCGCTGGGGGCCTGCTCTATCTGCCGTACCTCCAGGGCGAACGCACGCCCATCTGGGACCCCAAGGCTCGCGGCTCGTTCTTCGGCCTCTCAACTGCCACGACGCGCGCCGACCTCGCCCGCTCGGTGCTCGAGGGCACGGCGTTCGCTCTGCGCCAGGTCGTCGCATGCCTCGAAACCGTGCTCGGCTCCCCCCTCGCCGAGATTCGCTCCGTTGGCGGCGGCACCCGCAACCCGCTATGGAACCAGATCAAGGCCGACGTGCTCGGCAAGCGCCTGGCAGTCCTCGAGTTCCAGGAGACGAGTGCGCTGGGCGCGGCGCTCCTCGCCGCCGTGGGCGCCGGCTTGTGCGAATCCTTCGCGGCGGCGGCCCGCGCCGCCCGCGCCGCGAACCGCGTCCGCCTGATCGAGCCCCACGCCTCCCGAACGGCCTCCTACGACTATCTCTTCCGCCTCTTCGCGGGCCTCTATCCGGCCACCCGCCCGCTTGCCCGCCGCCTGAGTTCCTGGGGCGCGCCTCGAGACTCCAACCCGCCTTGA
- a CDS encoding Gfo/Idh/MocA family oxidoreductase has product MAAECKGRNRSAAAHRVSLTRRGFLGSAAGAGALLLTRCQPRAYAANEQLQVAVVGVGGRGAGFCVEEGWSSIRQQTGGRIAAMCDVNKQKAAESFKRYPDVPKYEDFRVMIAEMGSKLDAVVVATPDHVHAAPSALALRAGLHVFCEKGLTRTLHEARTLAELTVEKKLSTQMGNQGGYNERVIESVWAGRLGEIQTIHMWGGGGAGPRPKPSGEHQVPDYLNWDLWLGPATYRPYHPEWLQHAMWRDFSCGHPGWWGAHLWATLYKAMKLETLWPIDKKPPAAGAKTIKVTAECCEVCELTFPRSSIVHWDIPARMDLPPIRLSWFAGGGEVEKRRRDFLREFFGKHPEWGSPDDKRWSSWTGNLWFGTEGAMYTFGHGDATMALLPEEKFKDLPPPPQSLPRPLPGRFLRGWVDGMTKGLTPMGCFNAFSGPFTEWFLLANVATLFPDRPLEFDPVACRIVNHEEADKLLRPPYREGWTL; this is encoded by the coding sequence ATGGCCGCTGAGTGCAAGGGACGAAACAGGTCGGCCGCTGCACACCGGGTCAGCCTGACGCGGCGAGGCTTTCTCGGCTCGGCGGCGGGCGCCGGCGCTCTGTTGCTCACCAGGTGCCAGCCTCGTGCATATGCGGCCAACGAGCAGTTGCAGGTGGCGGTGGTGGGCGTCGGCGGGCGCGGCGCGGGCTTCTGTGTGGAGGAGGGGTGGTCGTCTATCCGCCAGCAGACCGGCGGCCGCATCGCCGCTATGTGCGACGTGAACAAGCAGAAAGCCGCCGAGTCGTTCAAGCGGTACCCGGACGTTCCGAAGTACGAGGACTTCCGTGTGATGATCGCGGAGATGGGTTCGAAGCTCGATGCGGTGGTCGTCGCCACCCCCGACCACGTGCACGCCGCGCCATCGGCCCTGGCTCTGCGCGCTGGCCTCCACGTCTTCTGCGAGAAGGGGCTGACCCGCACACTCCACGAGGCCCGGACGCTGGCGGAACTGACGGTGGAGAAGAAGCTCTCGACGCAGATGGGCAATCAGGGCGGCTACAACGAGCGCGTGATCGAGAGCGTGTGGGCGGGCCGTCTGGGCGAGATTCAGACCATTCACATGTGGGGCGGGGGCGGCGCCGGCCCGCGCCCGAAGCCCTCGGGCGAACACCAGGTGCCCGACTATCTCAACTGGGACCTGTGGCTGGGCCCTGCGACCTACAGGCCCTACCACCCGGAGTGGCTCCAGCACGCCATGTGGCGCGACTTCTCGTGCGGGCACCCCGGCTGGTGGGGCGCGCACCTTTGGGCGACACTCTACAAGGCCATGAAGCTTGAGACCCTTTGGCCGATTGACAAGAAGCCGCCCGCCGCCGGCGCCAAGACCATCAAGGTTACCGCCGAGTGCTGCGAGGTGTGCGAGCTGACGTTTCCGCGCTCCAGCATCGTGCACTGGGATATCCCGGCACGCATGGACCTCCCCCCGATCCGCCTTAGCTGGTTTGCCGGCGGCGGCGAGGTCGAGAAGCGCCGCCGCGACTTCCTTCGCGAGTTCTTTGGCAAGCACCCAGAGTGGGGCAGTCCCGACGACAAGCGTTGGAGCAGTTGGACCGGGAACCTCTGGTTCGGCACCGAGGGCGCGATGTACACCTTCGGGCACGGGGACGCCACGATGGCGCTGCTTCCAGAGGAGAAGTTCAAGGACCTGCCCCCTCCGCCTCAATCGCTGCCGCGTCCGTTGCCCGGACGCTTCCTGCGCGGTTGGGTGGACGGCATGACGAAGGGGCTGACGCCCATGGGGTGCTTCAACGCCTTCAGCGGACCCTTCACCGAATGGTTCCTCCTGGCCAACGTGGCCACGCTATTCCCCGACCGGCCGCTGGAGTTCGACCCCGTTGCCTGCCGCATCGTCAACCACGAGGAGGCGGACAAGCTGCTCCGGCCGCCCTATCGCGAGGGCTGGACGTTGTGA
- a CDS encoding alcohol dehydrogenase catalytic domain-containing protein produces MPTMKAAVCKARETIAIEDVPRPTPKRGEVLVAVKATGLCGSDVDGYTGHHPMIKWPIILGHECSGVVAEVGPGETRWKPGDPVVVEPFFTCKTCPACLRGQYNLCVDLKITGHQVPGSLAEFVIAESFFLHPKPANLSFAEAAIAEPVSGSLHGVERANPRLGSFVTILGCGTIGVLAMQHCLNKGAEVLIADPAAFKRKVAKDLGVHHALDPLKEDVKARVKELTGGIGADVVIEAVGKPETLAATVGLVRRGGTILLIGWSGNKTDAFDLTSVTLDELTVLGTLGFCWDHKAALRLLSQGKVTVKPIISHRLPLDRVEDGIRMLQSHAEGVWKIAITEEEV; encoded by the coding sequence ATGCCGACAATGAAAGCCGCCGTGTGCAAGGCCAGAGAGACCATAGCAATCGAGGACGTGCCTCGGCCCACGCCGAAGCGCGGTGAGGTGCTGGTGGCGGTGAAGGCCACGGGCCTGTGCGGCTCGGACGTGGACGGCTACACGGGCCACCACCCGATGATCAAGTGGCCGATTATCCTGGGCCACGAGTGCTCGGGCGTCGTCGCCGAGGTTGGCCCCGGCGAGACCCGCTGGAAGCCGGGCGACCCGGTGGTCGTGGAGCCGTTCTTCACGTGCAAGACCTGTCCCGCCTGCCTCCGAGGCCAGTATAACCTGTGCGTTGACCTGAAGATCACGGGACACCAGGTGCCCGGGTCGCTGGCGGAGTTCGTGATCGCCGAGTCGTTTTTCCTCCACCCGAAGCCTGCGAACCTGTCGTTTGCCGAGGCGGCCATTGCCGAGCCTGTGTCGGGCTCGCTCCACGGGGTCGAGCGGGCGAACCCGCGGCTGGGCAGTTTCGTGACGATCCTGGGCTGTGGCACCATCGGCGTGCTGGCGATGCAGCACTGCCTCAACAAGGGCGCGGAGGTGCTCATCGCCGACCCCGCCGCCTTCAAGCGAAAGGTGGCGAAGGACCTGGGCGTCCACCACGCGCTCGACCCGCTGAAGGAAGATGTGAAGGCCCGGGTGAAGGAACTCACGGGCGGCATCGGGGCCGATGTCGTCATCGAGGCCGTGGGGAAGCCCGAGACCCTCGCCGCCACGGTGGGCCTCGTGCGGCGCGGCGGCACGATCCTGCTCATCGGGTGGTCGGGGAACAAGACCGACGCCTTCGACCTCACGAGCGTGACCCTCGACGAACTGACCGTGCTGGGCACGCTCGGCTTCTGCTGGGACCACAAGGCCGCACTTCGGCTCCTCAGCCAGGGCAAGGTGACCGTGAAGCCGATCATCAGCCATCGTCTGCCCCTGGACCGCGTCGAGGACGGGATCAGGATGCTTCAGAGCCATGCCGAGGGGGTCTGGAAGATCGCGATCACGGAAGAAGAGGTCTGA